From a region of the Candidatus Brocadia sp. genome:
- a CDS encoding MBL fold metallo-hydrolase, protein MKIYFHGATGDVTGSAYHVKTKHASVLVDCGLFQGGKEERAKNRRRANLESGKLDAVVLTHAHLDHIGRLPLLTQKEYQGPIYATQATLDVARLILRDSYFLQKADLDRENRKRARSGQAPLEPLFTEEDVLRLKPLIRAIAYNQPVQVAPGVQARLVDAGHVIGSASVELTVEEDGKKKVVVFSGDLGPRGAPLLNDPVPFERADAVIMESTYGDRNHRSLYETAMEARKIIAKAIEAKAKILVPVFAVGRTQLLLYLLAGAFRKKTLPRFPIYLDSPLAIEATKIYGKHNELFDEEAQSMVKSGDLRESLQGAKFCPTAEDSRALNNVKGPCMIMAGSGMCTGGRIMHHLKHNLHHPDTAVLIVGFQSPGTLGRQLVDGKESVSIFGEEVAVRASIHTMGGFSAHAGQDDLLKWFSAVAPSRPRVIITHGEDRARKTFSDLIRSQHNLRPEIPNLGDMIEI, encoded by the coding sequence ATGAAAATCTATTTCCATGGCGCAACGGGTGACGTAACCGGTTCTGCCTATCACGTGAAAACGAAACACGCTAGCGTGCTGGTTGACTGCGGATTGTTCCAGGGCGGCAAGGAAGAGCGCGCGAAGAATCGCCGGCGGGCAAATCTCGAAAGCGGCAAACTTGATGCGGTGGTGCTTACCCATGCGCATCTCGACCATATTGGCCGTTTGCCGTTGCTCACCCAGAAGGAGTATCAGGGTCCGATCTACGCCACTCAGGCAACGCTCGATGTGGCAAGGCTGATTCTCCGCGATTCGTATTTCCTCCAAAAAGCCGATCTTGATCGTGAAAACCGGAAAAGGGCGCGCTCCGGTCAGGCGCCGCTCGAACCCCTTTTCACAGAGGAAGACGTGCTTCGTCTGAAACCATTGATCAGGGCGATTGCCTATAATCAGCCGGTTCAGGTTGCTCCGGGCGTTCAGGCGCGTTTGGTCGATGCTGGCCATGTGATCGGCTCGGCCAGTGTCGAGCTGACCGTGGAGGAAGACGGTAAAAAGAAGGTCGTGGTCTTCTCCGGCGACCTGGGGCCGCGCGGGGCGCCCCTGCTGAACGACCCCGTTCCCTTTGAACGCGCTGACGCGGTTATCATGGAGTCGACATATGGGGACCGGAATCACCGGTCGCTGTACGAGACCGCTATGGAGGCGAGAAAAATTATTGCAAAGGCGATTGAAGCGAAGGCAAAAATTCTCGTCCCCGTATTTGCCGTCGGGCGGACACAACTGCTCTTGTATCTTCTGGCAGGTGCATTTCGTAAGAAAACACTGCCGCGATTTCCGATTTATCTCGACAGTCCTCTGGCGATCGAGGCGACAAAAATATACGGCAAGCACAACGAGCTGTTTGACGAAGAAGCGCAGTCTATGGTAAAATCCGGCGATCTGCGCGAGAGTCTCCAGGGCGCGAAGTTTTGCCCCACTGCCGAGGATTCCAGGGCGCTCAATAATGTAAAAGGCCCGTGCATGATCATGGCCGGCAGCGGCATGTGCACCGGCGGGCGGATCATGCACCATCTGAAGCACAATTTGCACCATCCGGATACGGCCGTCCTGATCGTGGGATTTCAATCGCCCGGAACCCTTGGGCGACAACTTGTGGATGGCAAAGAATCGGTCTCGATCTTTGGCGAAGAAGTCGCCGTGCGCGCATCGATCCACACCATGGGTGGATTCAGCGCCCATGCCGGACAGGACGATCTGTTGAAATGGTTCTCCGCCGTTGCGCCTTCACGGCCACGAGTAATAATCACCCATGGGGAAGACCGGGCGAGAAAAACATTTTCAGATCTTATCCGTTCCCAGCATAATTTGCGGCCGGAGATACCCAATCTGGGCGATATGATAGAAATTTGA
- a CDS encoding bifunctional transaldolase/phosoglucose isomerase, whose protein sequence is MRIALGSDHAGFELKEEMKAFLTKENHEVIDVGAHSKDPVDYPDYAEAIGAALREYRAERGILLCGSGVGASMAANRIPGVRAGLCHDTYSAHQGVEHDNMNVLVLGGRVVGVELARELIRAFVNANFTGEGRHLRRLAKMTALESRLRALQVYGQSVWLDYIRRSLITSGELRRLIDEDGLRGVTSNPAIFEKAVAGSADYREVFETPEARATDAKTLYEKIAVRDIQDAADVLRPVYEETLMRDGYVSLEVSPFLAHDTAGTLDEARRLWQTVGRDNLMIKIPATAEGIPAIHQLISEGINVNVTLLFTQEVYEQVAEAYLSGLEKIAARGGDLKRVASVASFFISRIDTAVDALIAARLQATPQAREEKLLRSLTGKVAIANARLTYQRYRELFGGPRWDALAGQGAQTQRLLWASTGTKNPAYRDVAYVEELIGPDTVNTIPPATYEAFRDHGRPRASLTEDIESAYDAMKALTEAGISLKEVTDTLLAEGVQLFSDAFEKLLAAVKKQGREAGKGKINRMAHHLPLPISAAVKDALTEWGAQGKVRRLWGRDASLWTGKDEARWLGWLGITNDQLAHIQRLTRVTELARSSGFSHVLLLGMGGSSLCPEVMKQTFGTISGFPELYVLDSTDPAQVKAFENKVDLKNTLFIVSSKSGSTLEPNIFKQYFFDRVTQVVGLKEAGRRFIAITDPGSRIQHIAEDDDFRHIFFGWTNIGGRYSALSDFGLVPAAIMGVDVTKFLDRTEEMVCACMPSVPVEENPGVTLGAILGVAAKKFGRNKVTIITSPGIYDLGAWLEQMLAGSTGKDGKGLIPVEREAPGKPDVYSSDRLFIYLRLGSAPDTAQDGSVAVLEQAGHPVVRIALDDPYDLGEEFFRWEIATAVAGSILGIHPFDQPDVEASKIATRKLTAEYERKGALPQEIPIFTGEGINLYTDEKNAAALPPVVKDPCTLTGYLRAHLNRLNTGDYFALLAYIEMNKEHEQQLQAMRTCVRDARRVATCLGFGPRFLHSTGQAFKGGPNTGVFLQITCDDAADVPVPGQKYTFGVVKAAQARSDFQALLERNRRALRVHLGADVSAGLATLQKAIAAALLS, encoded by the coding sequence ATGCGCATCGCACTAGGTTCAGATCATGCCGGATTCGAGCTAAAGGAAGAGATGAAGGCCTTTTTGACCAAGGAGAATCACGAGGTGATCGACGTGGGCGCCCACAGTAAAGATCCCGTGGATTATCCGGACTACGCCGAGGCCATTGGCGCAGCCCTGCGCGAATACCGGGCAGAGCGCGGCATCCTTCTCTGTGGCAGCGGTGTTGGCGCGTCCATGGCCGCAAACAGGATTCCCGGCGTTCGCGCAGGGCTGTGCCATGACACCTATTCGGCACACCAAGGCGTGGAGCATGATAACATGAACGTGCTGGTGCTCGGTGGGCGCGTTGTCGGCGTTGAGCTTGCCCGCGAACTGATTCGCGCCTTCGTAAACGCGAACTTTACGGGCGAAGGGCGGCACCTGCGCAGGCTCGCCAAGATGACGGCGCTGGAAAGCCGGTTGCGCGCCCTGCAGGTCTATGGACAGTCGGTGTGGCTCGATTATATCCGCCGCAGCCTGATCACCAGCGGTGAATTACGCCGCCTGATTGACGAAGACGGTTTACGGGGCGTGACCTCCAATCCGGCGATTTTCGAAAAAGCCGTCGCAGGAAGCGCCGATTACCGCGAGGTTTTTGAAACGCCGGAGGCGCGTGCGACGGATGCAAAGACGCTCTATGAAAAAATTGCAGTCCGCGATATTCAGGACGCCGCAGATGTGCTGCGCCCGGTGTATGAGGAGACTTTGATGCGCGATGGATATGTCAGTCTGGAGGTATCTCCGTTCCTCGCGCACGACACGGCGGGCACCCTGGACGAAGCCAGGCGGTTATGGCAGACGGTGGGGCGCGATAATCTGATGATCAAAATTCCGGCTACAGCCGAGGGAATTCCGGCCATCCATCAACTCATCAGCGAAGGCATCAACGTCAATGTGACGCTCCTTTTTACCCAGGAGGTTTACGAGCAGGTGGCGGAGGCGTATCTTTCAGGACTGGAGAAAATTGCTGCCCGCGGCGGTGATCTGAAGCGGGTGGCCAGCGTTGCCAGTTTCTTTATCAGCCGGATTGACACCGCCGTTGATGCGCTCATTGCGGCGCGGTTGCAGGCAACACCCCAGGCGCGGGAGGAGAAACTTCTCCGCAGTCTTACCGGCAAGGTGGCCATTGCCAACGCCAGGCTCACCTATCAGCGCTACCGGGAGCTTTTTGGCGGCCCGCGCTGGGACGCATTGGCCGGACAGGGCGCACAGACGCAGCGCTTGTTATGGGCAAGCACGGGTACAAAGAATCCCGCCTATCGCGATGTCGCATACGTAGAAGAGCTGATCGGACCTGATACGGTGAATACGATTCCGCCCGCAACCTATGAGGCATTTCGCGATCACGGACGGCCGCGCGCAAGCCTTACGGAGGATATCGAGTCCGCCTACGACGCCATGAAAGCGCTCACTGAAGCCGGGATATCTCTGAAGGAGGTAACCGACACGTTGCTTGCTGAGGGAGTGCAGCTCTTTTCGGACGCCTTTGAGAAGTTGCTTGCGGCAGTGAAGAAGCAAGGCAGGGAAGCCGGAAAAGGGAAAATCAATCGCATGGCGCACCATCTCCCCCTGCCTATAAGCGCTGCGGTTAAAGATGCTTTGACAGAGTGGGGCGCGCAGGGCAAGGTGAGAAGGCTTTGGGGCCGGGACGCATCGCTGTGGACCGGCAAGGATGAAGCGCGGTGGCTCGGCTGGCTCGGCATTACCAACGACCAGTTGGCCCATATTCAGCGTCTAACCAGGGTTACTGAGCTCGCCAGGAGTTCGGGCTTTTCCCATGTCTTATTGTTAGGCATGGGCGGATCGAGTCTCTGCCCTGAGGTGATGAAGCAGACCTTCGGCACGATCAGCGGATTTCCGGAACTTTACGTGCTTGACTCGACCGATCCTGCCCAGGTAAAGGCCTTCGAGAATAAAGTCGATCTGAAAAACACCCTCTTCATTGTGTCAAGCAAATCGGGCTCTACCCTTGAACCCAACATTTTCAAGCAGTATTTCTTCGACCGGGTGACGCAGGTCGTAGGTTTAAAGGAAGCCGGGAGGAGGTTTATTGCCATTACCGATCCCGGTTCCCGGATACAGCATATTGCAGAAGACGATGACTTTCGCCATATCTTCTTCGGGTGGACCAATATCGGAGGGCGTTACTCAGCGCTCTCTGATTTTGGCCTGGTCCCGGCTGCCATCATGGGGGTGGACGTGACGAAGTTTTTGGATCGGACTGAGGAGATGGTCTGCGCCTGCATGCCGTCGGTGCCGGTTGAAGAAAACCCGGGGGTCACGCTCGGCGCGATCCTTGGGGTAGCCGCAAAGAAATTTGGCCGCAACAAAGTCACGATTATTACATCGCCGGGCATTTACGATCTTGGCGCATGGCTGGAACAAATGCTTGCCGGATCAACAGGAAAAGACGGCAAGGGATTAATTCCGGTCGAACGCGAAGCGCCCGGCAAGCCCGATGTCTATAGCAGCGACCGCCTGTTTATCTATCTGAGACTGGGTTCGGCTCCGGATACGGCACAGGATGGATCGGTTGCAGTGTTGGAACAGGCCGGCCACCCCGTTGTGCGTATTGCGCTGGACGATCCTTACGATCTGGGTGAGGAATTTTTCCGCTGGGAGATTGCAACCGCAGTGGCAGGCTCTATTCTCGGCATTCATCCATTCGATCAGCCGGACGTGGAGGCGAGCAAGATCGCAACACGGAAACTGACCGCAGAGTATGAGAGAAAAGGCGCATTACCCCAGGAGATACCCATCTTCACCGGGGAAGGGATTAACCTCTACACGGATGAGAAAAATGCGGCTGCATTGCCGCCGGTGGTGAAAGACCCTTGCACGCTGACGGGATATCTCAGGGCGCATCTGAACCGCCTCAACACGGGTGATTATTTTGCATTGCTTGCCTATATAGAAATGAATAAGGAGCACGAACAGCAGTTGCAGGCGATGCGCACGTGCGTGCGCGATGCCAGGCGGGTTGCCACGTGTCTGGGATTTGGGCCGCGCTTTCTCCATTCGACGGGACAGGCTTTCAAGGGTGGGCCGAATACGGGCGTCTTCCTGCAGATCACGTGCGATGATGCGGCCGATGTGCCGGTGCCGGGACAAAAATACACGTTTGGGGTAGTCAAGGCAGCCCAGGCACGAAGTGATTTTCAGGCGCTGCTGGAGCGCAACCGCCGCGCCTTGCGTGTCCATCTTGGCGCAGACGTCAGCGCTGGTCTGGCAACGCTGCAAAAAGCCATTGCTGCGGCGCTGCTATCGTAG
- a CDS encoding LOG family protein produces the protein MSKKTSTETKSDSVSLADEEGVKQILMNSVLGLWDVVNNLTRLKPSRRDRYRVTIFGSARAKAGTFGYEETKRAAAALAKMGCDIITGGGPGLMQAANEGAATSPECAKSVGIRVDLPFEQEVNAFVTQAFEHRTFFTRLHQFVLTSDAFVVAPGGIGTVLETMMIWQLLQVHHLENTPLILVGKMWPGLIEWARGAMLSAESPLANAEDMTIPRCAANADEAIALIREHHAAWLSKKEKP, from the coding sequence ATGAGCAAAAAGACATCCACGGAAACGAAATCTGATTCGGTCAGTCTGGCCGACGAGGAAGGAGTCAAACAAATACTCATGAACTCAGTTCTTGGCCTTTGGGACGTTGTCAATAATCTTACGCGGCTCAAGCCGTCCCGGCGCGACCGCTACCGTGTTACGATCTTTGGCTCAGCAAGGGCTAAAGCGGGAACATTCGGCTACGAAGAGACCAAGCGCGCCGCAGCCGCATTGGCCAAGATGGGCTGCGACATTATCACCGGCGGTGGTCCAGGGCTGATGCAGGCCGCCAACGAAGGAGCGGCTACCTCGCCGGAATGTGCAAAATCTGTTGGGATACGGGTTGATTTACCCTTTGAACAGGAAGTCAATGCGTTTGTTACTCAGGCGTTCGAGCATCGGACTTTCTTTACGCGCCTGCACCAGTTCGTGCTTACCTCAGACGCCTTCGTCGTTGCGCCGGGAGGAATCGGCACCGTCCTGGAAACGATGATGATCTGGCAGTTGCTGCAGGTCCATCACCTGGAGAACACGCCGCTGATCCTCGTGGGAAAGATGTGGCCGGGGCTGATCGAGTGGGCGCGCGGCGCCATGCTCTCGGCCGAATCTCCTCTGGCAAACGCCGAAGACATGACGATACCGCGCTGCGCTGCAAATGCCGATGAAGCAATCGCGCTCATACGAGAACACCATGCGGCATGGCTCAGCAAGAAGGAGAAACCGTAA